A DNA window from Paenibacillus sp. HWE-109 contains the following coding sequences:
- a CDS encoding family 4 glycosyl hydrolase codes for MKFANEKVSEIQIAYIGGGSMYWAKNLIADLALDDQLSGTIRLYDLDYNKAQNNEKLGNSVSNYTETKSKWQYKAYPTLQEALTGCDFVFISILPGTFREMASDVHEPEKYGIYQAVGDTTGPGGLFRALRSIPMYVDIAQAIERFSPDAWVFNYTNPMTLCTRALFEVFPKIKALGCCHEIFGTQGLLIRMLHDMAGIEGVHRDQVKVNVLGINHFTWIDQATYQNMDLMPMYRKFVDKYYDSGFENSKDAWVTNTYTAANRVKFDLFRRYGLIAAAGDRHLAEFLPPWYLKDPETVRSWKFGLTTVQSRVDKQAGIEQFYGKLLSGEEKLPLKASGEEEVRQLKGLIGLQQFVTNINIPNAGQMKGIPLGAVVETNAVFSANSLRPVFAGELPMEVNNLVLQHTMNQELIMKAALQKDKGLAFHAFVSDPLVNLDVNQAEVLFDQMLQNTKAYLPGWPI; via the coding sequence ATGAAGTTTGCGAATGAGAAAGTCAGTGAAATCCAAATCGCTTATATTGGCGGAGGATCCATGTATTGGGCCAAAAATCTGATTGCCGATCTGGCGCTTGATGATCAACTATCGGGTACGATTCGCTTGTATGACCTTGATTATAACAAAGCTCAAAATAATGAGAAATTGGGCAATTCCGTTTCTAATTACACAGAAACGAAGTCTAAATGGCAATACAAGGCTTATCCCACGCTTCAGGAGGCGCTTACGGGGTGTGATTTTGTCTTCATTTCGATTCTTCCTGGAACGTTCCGCGAGATGGCTTCCGATGTTCATGAACCGGAAAAATATGGCATTTATCAAGCTGTAGGCGATACAACCGGTCCTGGTGGCTTATTCAGGGCGCTGCGCTCGATTCCTATGTATGTGGACATCGCCCAAGCGATTGAACGCTTTTCGCCGGATGCTTGGGTGTTCAACTATACCAATCCAATGACACTGTGTACGCGAGCGCTTTTCGAAGTATTTCCCAAGATCAAAGCACTGGGTTGCTGCCATGAAATATTCGGTACGCAAGGGCTTTTGATTCGTATGCTGCATGACATGGCAGGCATCGAAGGTGTGCACCGCGATCAGGTGAAAGTGAATGTGCTCGGCATTAATCATTTTACATGGATCGATCAGGCAACTTATCAAAATATGGATTTAATGCCCATGTATCGCAAGTTTGTTGATAAGTACTATGATTCCGGCTTTGAAAATAGTAAAGATGCCTGGGTGACGAACACGTATACAGCGGCAAACCGCGTGAAGTTTGATTTATTTCGGCGGTATGGCCTCATCGCAGCAGCGGGGGATCGGCATTTGGCAGAATTCCTGCCTCCCTGGTATTTGAAAGATCCGGAAACGGTTCGTTCCTGGAAGTTTGGCTTGACGACTGTGCAAAGCCGTGTTGACAAGCAGGCAGGCATCGAGCAGTTTTACGGCAAGCTGCTCAGCGGCGAGGAGAAGCTGCCTCTCAAGGCATCGGGAGAAGAGGAAGTTAGGCAGTTAAAAGGTCTGATCGGGCTGCAGCAGTTCGTAACGAATATTAACATTCCGAATGCAGGACAAATGAAAGGGATTCCGCTTGGAGCTGTCGTTGAAACGAATGCCGTATTCTCGGCGAACAGTCTGCGTCCCGTATTTGCAGGAGAGCTGCCGATGGAAGTCAATAATCTGGTGCTGCAACACACGATGAATCAGGAGCTTATTATGAAGGCTGCGCTCCAAAAGGACAAAGGGTTAGCGTTCCATGCCTTCGTGAGCGATCCGTTGGTGAACTTGGATGTGAACCAAGCCGAGGTGCTGTTCGATCAGATGCTGCAAAATACGAAAGCGTATTTACCTGGATGGCCTATCTAA
- a CDS encoding DUF2161 domain-containing phosphodiesterase, producing the protein MPIQTETELYAPIKQYFEQQGYTVRAEIKHCDLVAIRGDEPPLIVELKKSFNIPLLVQGIERLRLTDQVYVAFELPNKGRAPHRLQWEDVRRLCRMLGLGVLTVQFYKRKKPAVDLVCEPTPYMLRSNKRAALRVVNEFHERSGDYNVGGSSKMKLMTAYREKSLHCAYLMREHGPLSPRQLRDFTSNKAVSSLLQKNYYRWFIRQSRGIYHLTPSGEQALSEYEHVLTAFAPSTTLTL; encoded by the coding sequence TTGCCTATCCAAACAGAGACGGAGCTCTACGCTCCGATTAAACAATACTTCGAACAACAAGGTTACACCGTTCGCGCAGAAATTAAGCATTGCGACTTGGTTGCTATCCGCGGCGATGAACCGCCTCTCATCGTCGAACTCAAAAAAAGCTTCAATATCCCTCTATTGGTACAAGGGATTGAACGCCTGCGTCTGACCGATCAGGTTTATGTTGCTTTTGAACTCCCCAACAAAGGGCGCGCGCCCCATCGGCTGCAATGGGAAGATGTCCGCCGGCTTTGCCGGATGCTCGGTTTGGGCGTCTTAACCGTCCAATTCTACAAACGCAAAAAGCCCGCAGTTGACCTCGTCTGCGAGCCTACTCCCTATATGCTTCGCTCGAACAAGCGAGCTGCGCTGCGAGTCGTGAATGAGTTTCATGAACGCAGCGGCGATTACAATGTTGGCGGCAGTTCCAAGATGAAGCTCATGACCGCCTACCGCGAGAAATCCTTGCACTGCGCCTACCTCATGCGAGAGCACGGTCCGCTAAGTCCGCGGCAATTGCGTGACTTCACCAGCAATAAAGCGGTAAGTTCCTTGCTGCAAAAAAACTATTACCGCTGGTTTATTCGGCAAAGCCGCGGCATCTACCATCTCACGCCGAGCGGAGAGCAAGCGTTGAGCGAATATGAACATGTGCTGACGGCTTTTGCGCCATCAACAACCCTTACCCTCTAG
- a CDS encoding NAD(P)/FAD-dependent oxidoreductase: MEQYDSLIVGGGIAGLQAAIQLGRYEHRVLVIDAGYGRSTLCQSYHNLLGWPDGISGNELRRLGRLQAEKLGVAFIQDEVVQAVKKGKPGDGFELWGKSGKGYEAPTVLLATGLMDRLPELPKLKECLGLTVYVCPDCDGYEIKNKQTVIMGSGDVGAGMALKLSSRTDKLVYVNHGQRVVQKELLEQMAHKGIAYKAEDIQEVIAAGKGVFGGVVLASGHRIEAERGFIAFGGNEVKSDLARQLGAERMENRHIITDSRSKMTSVPFVWAAGDVGVHAEQVTIAMGEGAQAAIWMNKALLMLKEEANAHRVIVHS; this comes from the coding sequence ATGGAACAATACGACAGTCTGATCGTTGGTGGAGGCATAGCGGGTCTGCAAGCGGCTATTCAGCTTGGCAGATATGAACATCGTGTTCTCGTCATTGATGCTGGATATGGACGCTCTACGCTTTGTCAAAGCTATCATAATCTATTGGGTTGGCCGGATGGCATATCGGGGAATGAGCTTCGCCGACTGGGCAGGCTTCAAGCAGAGAAGCTCGGTGTTGCTTTTATCCAAGATGAAGTCGTTCAAGCTGTAAAAAAAGGGAAACCTGGCGATGGTTTTGAACTATGGGGAAAGTCCGGCAAAGGGTACGAGGCGCCGACCGTACTGCTGGCAACAGGGCTGATGGATCGTCTGCCTGAGCTGCCAAAGCTGAAGGAATGCCTTGGTTTAACGGTCTATGTATGTCCCGACTGCGATGGCTATGAGATCAAAAATAAGCAAACGGTCATTATGGGCTCAGGCGATGTTGGCGCGGGAATGGCCTTGAAACTGAGTTCGCGGACGGACAAGCTGGTTTATGTGAACCATGGGCAGCGGGTGGTTCAGAAAGAGCTGCTCGAACAGATGGCGCACAAAGGAATTGCTTATAAGGCCGAGGATATTCAAGAAGTGATTGCCGCGGGAAAAGGCGTTTTTGGCGGTGTTGTCTTGGCGAGTGGGCATCGCATAGAAGCCGAGCGGGGATTTATTGCTTTCGGCGGCAATGAAGTGAAGTCTGATCTCGCGCGTCAGCTTGGGGCAGAACGCATGGAGAATCGCCATATTATCACAGATTCACGGAGCAAAATGACAAGTGTGCCTTTCGTATGGGCAGCAGGCGATGTGGGTGTTCATGCGGAACAAGTGACTATTGCGATGGGAGAAGGCGCTCAGGCTGCGATATGGATGAATAAAGCGCTGCTGATGTTGAAAGAAGAAGCGAACGCGCACCGTGTCATCGTTCACTCCTAG
- a CDS encoding MFS transporter yields MNIRIRNWLQSRGNTLPPEKQLSPEAVISLIIHSTFQFGASMSGVFLNLYLWRLTHSVVVNGTYSMIVYILTPIGFALGGWMIKKKDRMVSYRLGIMLVGLFYLSVIIAQERLVEYYVFFAIFNGLAAAFYWVGYLTLMYDVSTEQNRIRYLAFNMIFFTLATLAGPALAGFIIRLKDGLSGYTIVFGIAFVMFLLAAMISLKIKASSGHHRVYYLKLTGLIMKKERAWLKALLGFFGIGLLQGTMLFLPNILLFKVMPREDIVGYLGVLYSSLSIVTGIFISKYANAGKARFYLLISTAGYLVGVSLLLGSINVWSVVGFMILYSIFSPLQGNTMTGYYYGLIAKLPLKGELKVESVVVREFFLNVGRVISIICLITFGSDLDGGLIPWILMLASLTQIALVWTIKNR; encoded by the coding sequence ATGAACATACGAATTAGGAATTGGCTGCAAAGCAGAGGGAATACGCTTCCACCAGAAAAACAACTATCACCAGAGGCAGTCATTTCTCTCATTATCCACTCTACTTTTCAATTTGGCGCTTCCATGTCGGGCGTTTTTTTGAATTTGTATTTATGGAGGCTGACACATAGTGTTGTAGTCAATGGTACATACAGCATGATTGTTTACATTCTGACGCCGATCGGTTTTGCGCTTGGCGGTTGGATGATCAAGAAGAAAGATCGTATGGTTTCTTACCGGCTTGGTATTATGCTGGTGGGCTTATTTTATTTGAGCGTCATCATTGCCCAAGAACGATTAGTCGAATATTATGTGTTTTTTGCGATATTTAACGGTCTGGCCGCTGCGTTTTATTGGGTAGGCTACCTAACTTTAATGTACGATGTATCTACGGAGCAGAATCGGATTCGTTATCTTGCCTTTAATATGATCTTTTTTACACTCGCGACGCTGGCAGGGCCGGCACTCGCCGGATTCATTATTCGTTTAAAAGACGGTCTTAGCGGATATACGATTGTGTTCGGCATTGCTTTTGTAATGTTCTTGCTCGCGGCCATGATCTCTTTGAAAATAAAAGCCTCAAGCGGGCATCACAGAGTTTATTATTTGAAGCTAACCGGACTCATTATGAAAAAAGAACGGGCGTGGCTCAAGGCTTTGCTAGGATTTTTTGGTATTGGATTGCTGCAGGGCACGATGCTTTTCTTGCCGAATATTCTCTTGTTTAAAGTCATGCCAAGGGAAGATATTGTTGGATACTTAGGAGTGCTGTATTCAAGCTTAAGCATCGTTACGGGAATCTTCATCTCCAAATATGCGAATGCGGGCAAAGCGCGCTTTTATCTTCTTATATCGACTGCAGGCTATTTGGTCGGCGTTTCTTTACTGCTTGGCAGCATCAATGTTTGGTCAGTCGTTGGCTTTATGATTTTATATTCCATTTTTTCACCGCTGCAAGGGAATACCATGACGGGGTATTACTATGGCCTTATTGCCAAACTGCCGCTAAAGGGAGAATTAAAGGTTGAAAGTGTGGTTGTTCGCGAATTTTTCTTAAATGTCGGCCGCGTCATTTCAATTATTTGTTTAATCACGTTTGGGAGCGATTTGGATGGCGGTTTGATTCCGTGGATTCTCATGTTGGCTTCGCTGACACAAATTGCTTTGGTTTGGACCATCAAGAATAGGTAG
- a CDS encoding ABC transporter substrate-binding protein yields the protein MKKLTMISMAAVLSLSVVVAGCGKKTETTPSPSASTGAAATTTPAAGKPVTIKMFQFKVEIADQLGKLVQEYQKLNPNVKIQVDTVGGGADYGAALLAKFNSGDKPDIFNNGGFSDLDKWIDNLEDLSDQPWVKDLVDVAKEPMTKNGKLYGQPLNLEGYGFQYNKDLFTKAGITELPKTITQLEDAAKKLQAKGITPFETGYGEWWVLGNHFVNLPFAYQKDPNAFIDGLNKGTAKIPGNEVFNQWAKLFDLQLQYGNKNPLQTDYNTQVTDFATGKAAMTQQGNWTQVQISKTNPDIKIGFLPMPINDDAASNDKLFVGVPNNWVINKNSAVKDEAKKFLNWMVSSDIGKKYITDEFKFIPAFKTIPADEKVLGPLAADIIAYSKAGKTLSWNWFKFPGGEASSKKFGDIMQGYVAKKYTKDQMLDEFQKTWDSLKK from the coding sequence ATGAAAAAATTAACGATGATCAGTATGGCTGCTGTATTATCACTTTCCGTCGTTGTTGCAGGTTGTGGCAAGAAAACAGAAACAACACCTTCACCATCTGCATCCACGGGTGCTGCTGCAACTACAACTCCAGCTGCTGGCAAACCAGTAACCATTAAAATGTTTCAATTTAAAGTGGAAATCGCTGACCAGCTGGGCAAATTAGTGCAAGAATATCAAAAGTTGAACCCTAACGTAAAAATTCAAGTAGACACTGTTGGCGGTGGCGCGGATTACGGCGCAGCATTGCTGGCGAAGTTCAACTCTGGCGACAAACCGGATATTTTCAACAACGGTGGTTTCAGCGACCTTGACAAGTGGATTGACAACCTGGAAGATCTATCCGATCAACCATGGGTGAAGGATCTTGTTGATGTAGCCAAAGAGCCAATGACCAAAAACGGTAAATTGTATGGTCAACCGCTGAACCTTGAAGGCTATGGTTTCCAATACAATAAAGATCTGTTCACAAAAGCGGGCATTACGGAGCTGCCAAAAACGATCACACAACTCGAAGATGCGGCTAAAAAGCTCCAAGCCAAAGGAATCACTCCTTTTGAAACAGGCTATGGCGAGTGGTGGGTATTAGGGAATCACTTCGTGAACCTTCCGTTTGCTTATCAGAAAGATCCAAATGCTTTCATTGATGGCTTGAATAAAGGCACAGCGAAAATTCCTGGTAATGAAGTGTTCAACCAATGGGCGAAACTGTTTGATTTGCAATTGCAATACGGCAATAAAAATCCGCTGCAAACGGACTACAATACACAAGTAACTGATTTTGCAACAGGCAAAGCCGCTATGACGCAACAAGGCAACTGGACACAAGTTCAAATCTCCAAAACAAATCCGGACATCAAAATTGGCTTCTTGCCAATGCCGATCAACGATGATGCTGCTTCCAATGATAAATTGTTCGTTGGCGTTCCAAACAACTGGGTTATCAACAAAAACTCGGCTGTGAAAGACGAAGCGAAGAAGTTCCTGAACTGGATGGTAAGCTCTGATATCGGTAAAAAATACATTACAGATGAATTCAAATTCATCCCAGCCTTCAAAACGATTCCTGCTGACGAAAAAGTTCTTGGACCTTTAGCAGCTGATATCATCGCATACAGCAAAGCTGGCAAAACGTTGAGCTGGAACTGGTTCAAATTCCCAGGCGGCGAAGCATCCAGTAAAAAATTCGGCGATATCATGCAAGGATATGTAGCGAAGAAGTATACGAAGGACCAAATGCTTGATGAATTCCAGAAAACATGGGATAGCCTCAAGAAGTAA
- a CDS encoding carbohydrate ABC transporter permease: MDSVKKYSGRLFTLEVLGIVIALLFLVPFYFVIVNSLKTFPELAANTAKLPKSLFLDNYTKVWTIMKFPTVFMNSLIITVLSNLGLVIISSMAAYRMVRKASRFNNLVFLAFVAAMVIPFQSIMIPLVRVASQVGLMDSKLGLVVCYFGFGVSLNVFLYHGFIKSIPLEIEESATVDGCSPYGVFWRIVFPLLKPMSTTIIILNSLWIWNDYLLPSLVLNNPDLRTIPLATFSFFGQYTKQWDLALAGLTLGVLPIVLFFLAMQKHIVEGITAGSVKG; the protein is encoded by the coding sequence ATGGATTCTGTTAAAAAATACTCCGGTCGGCTGTTTACACTCGAGGTACTGGGTATCGTGATTGCCCTGCTGTTCTTGGTTCCTTTTTACTTCGTTATCGTAAACTCACTCAAGACGTTTCCGGAACTGGCCGCTAATACGGCGAAATTGCCGAAAAGCCTGTTCTTAGACAACTATACGAAAGTATGGACGATCATGAAGTTCCCTACGGTTTTCATGAACTCATTGATCATTACCGTGCTTAGCAACCTTGGACTTGTCATTATCAGTTCCATGGCCGCTTACCGCATGGTGCGCAAAGCAAGTAGATTCAACAATCTCGTCTTTCTTGCCTTCGTGGCTGCTATGGTGATTCCTTTCCAATCAATCATGATCCCATTAGTGCGCGTAGCAAGTCAAGTCGGACTGATGGACAGCAAGCTGGGCTTGGTCGTTTGTTATTTTGGATTCGGTGTCTCGCTTAACGTATTCTTATACCATGGTTTTATCAAATCGATTCCTCTGGAGATCGAGGAGTCCGCTACTGTTGATGGTTGTTCACCATATGGCGTGTTCTGGCGGATTGTGTTCCCTCTATTGAAGCCGATGTCGACCACGATTATCATTCTGAACAGCTTATGGATTTGGAATGACTACTTGCTGCCGTCACTGGTGCTCAACAACCCGGATCTTAGAACGATTCCGCTGGCTACATTCTCTTTCTTTGGACAGTATACGAAACAATGGGATTTGGCTCTGGCAGGCTTGACACTAGGCGTACTGCCTATCGTTCTCTTCTTCTTGGCGATGCAGAAACATATTGTGGAAGGGATTACAGCAGGTTCCGTAAAAGGTTAA
- a CDS encoding carbohydrate ABC transporter permease, translating to MKTNKGISGVMQQWVFVGPALVFFTLIVLIPFFMSIYYSFTEWNGVTTNVKFNGLDNFKHILFEDKDYRNAFWFTTRMTVTNVVLTNLVGFLLALLLTQALKSRNILRTIFFMPNVIGGLLLGFIWQFIFVKGFATLGSLTHIGFFELPWLGDATTSFWAIVIVSVWQGAGYLMIIYIAALSNVPKDMIEAAYIDGASRMQVLRSIIVPLIMPAVTVCLFLTISWSFKMFDLNFSLTRGGPFNSTESLAINIYQEAFRNNRYGLGTAKAFIFFVVVAIISTIQVMYTKRKEVEV from the coding sequence ATGAAAACTAATAAAGGCATCTCGGGAGTTATGCAGCAGTGGGTCTTTGTGGGCCCAGCACTCGTCTTTTTTACCCTGATCGTCTTAATTCCATTTTTCATGAGCATCTATTATTCATTCACCGAATGGAACGGCGTTACGACAAACGTGAAATTCAATGGCTTAGATAATTTCAAGCACATTCTTTTTGAAGACAAGGATTATCGCAACGCCTTCTGGTTTACCACTCGCATGACAGTTACCAACGTGGTTCTCACGAACCTTGTAGGTTTCTTGTTGGCTTTGCTGCTGACGCAGGCTTTGAAAAGCCGTAATATTCTGCGGACGATCTTCTTCATGCCCAACGTGATTGGCGGATTGCTGTTAGGGTTCATCTGGCAGTTCATCTTCGTTAAAGGTTTTGCTACGTTAGGCAGTCTTACACATATCGGATTTTTTGAGCTTCCTTGGTTAGGTGATGCAACGACATCCTTCTGGGCGATCGTTATCGTAAGTGTTTGGCAAGGTGCTGGATATCTCATGATTATCTACATTGCAGCACTGTCCAATGTGCCTAAGGATATGATTGAGGCCGCGTATATTGATGGGGCGAGTCGTATGCAGGTGCTTCGCAGCATCATTGTTCCTCTTATCATGCCTGCGGTTACTGTCTGTCTGTTCCTTACCATCTCATGGTCATTCAAAATGTTTGACTTAAACTTCTCCTTGACTAGAGGAGGCCCGTTCAACTCTACCGAATCGCTGGCGATCAACATTTATCAAGAAGCGTTCCGGAATAATCGCTATGGTTTGGGAACGGCTAAAGCGTTCATCTTCTTCGTCGTCGTTGCCATTATTTCAACCATCCAAGTGATGTATACGAAACGCAAGGAGGTTGAGGTCTAA
- a CDS encoding cache domain-containing sensor histidine kinase, producing the protein MIRHSMRNKLILFLLIATLVPFVTSIVVSYLFTKEKVTEDTIRTNSALISQAKMNLLNYLNGIVQASATIYTGQHLSELGQLYDILERERNIDYMSDKVIKSGLQVMSHSIKEFKQVYLYASVSDRSFLSSNDFQGSRPGKYEGLPPFPDKQSIYFETTHESHDYNIALNVYSAPTPVLSMHRKLLYSPNNTSIGELIIDFQLDLVSEISQSLYTHDEEELYILDEHGLIVFGPDTAKWGLPLEGNWGNEAIYSKLDKGSYEWSKGAYAGINVYEKMKTDFVDWTIVKRLPYEQLTKNARQLTLINSLILTFSMLIVIAGTIYISIRFTEPIKQLIRYITRIQAGQVQLNQLTTDIELTRTDEMGILANRFHTLLQDLNQMVMREYRLELANKSNQLMALQAQINPHFLNNALQSIGTLALQHDAPKVYALISSLAKMMHYSMNTNESVVPLRKEIDHIKSYLELQKQRFEHQFEIIYEVEESTKLVPVPKMILQPLVENYFKHGFKPSGETTGLLRIEAAKYIEGEDEFLKLVVEDNGIGISEERLREVTNRLNTPSITEAACIGLSNVLTRVRLYFTDDASLAITHVEPQGLRITIHIPMKKGAIE; encoded by the coding sequence TTGATCCGTCACAGTATGCGCAATAAATTGATCCTTTTTTTGCTCATAGCGACCCTAGTCCCCTTCGTAACCTCGATCGTGGTATCCTATTTATTCACTAAGGAGAAAGTCACGGAAGACACGATCCGCACGAATTCAGCCCTCATTTCTCAAGCCAAAATGAACTTGCTCAATTACTTGAACGGGATTGTCCAAGCTTCCGCCACCATCTACACCGGACAGCATCTATCCGAACTTGGACAGCTTTACGATATTTTGGAAAGAGAGCGCAACATTGATTACATGAGCGATAAAGTGATCAAAAGCGGGCTGCAGGTCATGTCGCACTCCATCAAAGAGTTTAAGCAAGTGTATCTGTATGCTTCCGTCAGTGATCGCTCCTTCTTGTCCAGCAATGACTTCCAAGGCAGCCGGCCTGGCAAATATGAGGGGCTGCCGCCGTTTCCAGATAAGCAAAGCATTTATTTCGAAACTACACACGAAAGTCACGATTACAATATTGCACTTAATGTGTATTCTGCTCCAACACCTGTCCTGTCTATGCATCGCAAACTGTTGTACTCCCCGAACAATACGTCCATCGGAGAGCTCATTATCGATTTCCAACTAGACCTAGTTTCTGAAATATCCCAAAGCTTATACACGCATGATGAAGAAGAATTGTACATTCTGGATGAACATGGCCTTATCGTCTTCGGACCCGACACCGCCAAGTGGGGGCTTCCGCTCGAAGGAAACTGGGGCAACGAAGCCATCTACAGCAAACTTGATAAAGGCAGCTATGAATGGAGCAAAGGGGCCTACGCCGGCATTAACGTATACGAGAAAATGAAAACCGACTTTGTCGATTGGACGATCGTCAAACGTCTGCCTTACGAACAATTAACCAAAAATGCCAGACAATTAACACTTATCAATTCACTTATTTTAACTTTCTCGATGCTGATCGTAATTGCCGGGACAATCTATATCAGTATTCGGTTTACAGAACCGATCAAGCAATTAATTCGTTACATTACCCGTATCCAGGCCGGGCAAGTTCAATTAAACCAGTTGACGACCGATATTGAATTGACCCGCACGGACGAAATGGGCATTCTAGCCAATCGCTTTCATACTCTCTTGCAGGATTTGAATCAAATGGTTATGCGCGAGTATCGGCTGGAGCTTGCTAATAAATCCAATCAGCTGATGGCCTTGCAGGCCCAAATCAATCCGCATTTTCTCAATAATGCGCTTCAATCCATCGGGACCTTGGCTTTGCAGCATGATGCGCCCAAAGTCTATGCCTTGATTTCTTCACTGGCCAAAATGATGCATTACAGCATGAATACCAATGAATCCGTCGTTCCTTTGCGTAAAGAGATCGATCATATCAAATCCTATCTGGAATTGCAGAAGCAGAGATTCGAACATCAATTTGAAATTATCTATGAGGTGGAAGAAAGCACCAAGCTGGTCCCCGTGCCCAAAATGATTCTGCAGCCTTTGGTGGAAAACTATTTCAAGCACGGCTTCAAGCCTAGTGGCGAAACGACAGGCTTACTGCGCATCGAAGCTGCGAAGTATATAGAGGGTGAAGACGAATTCCTCAAACTGGTTGTCGAGGACAACGGCATCGGCATTTCCGAGGAGCGGCTTCGCGAGGTCACTAACAGACTGAATACCCCTTCCATCACGGAAGCGGCCTGTATTGGACTAAGCAATGTGTTAACTAGAGTCCGGTTATATTTCACGGATGACGCTAGTCTGGCTATTACACATGTTGAGCCCCAAGGTCTAAGGATTACTATCCATATACCCATGAAAAAGGGAGCTATTGAATGA
- a CDS encoding response regulator yields MKVLLVDDEKHVRDAIRLLVNWQEHGIETILEAQDGESATEMITQHHPEIIMTDMMMPIMNGVKLLEWLQAYAPDSKTIVISGHDDFSLLRHTLKYGGTDYILKPVDPDQLNEALAKAIQAWQKDEELRQTNRELNIEMNQIKPMYWDKLLSNLIAEPSSYEQAAEPLEKELHLTRPLSNCRVAILSLDTMERSVKNKFSQNMDLLLFSLINICNEFLVNDKRGYAFRYWNSDNEIVLLLWKDQPGAEAFLAKINEGMRTALHTRVDFGIGSSHAFPADLTSSYQEARIALRQRNLKAKETWIHSTLKPAAAPPLTLTFSHYEERIQLAIRSGNIAQIEQAIQHWMDAVKQSDTITLEQLDHWWREYGVMKRRWIQQFFTGISDEKVKDMLLDEPASLIVPLDEHGILSLSLWQQELTRSIVHLSKLMLESQHKDKNVIFEIAEFLEKHYHEDVTLQDIASRFYLSREYISRKFKQEFEVNLSDYLGQIRMSKAKVLLRNPHLRISQVAEMVGYQDEKYFSKVFKKSEGMTPNEYRKSANSS; encoded by the coding sequence ATGAAAGTTTTACTAGTCGATGATGAAAAGCATGTACGAGATGCCATTCGGTTGCTCGTGAACTGGCAAGAGCATGGCATAGAGACGATCTTGGAAGCTCAAGACGGTGAGTCTGCGACAGAGATGATCACGCAGCACCATCCCGAAATCATTATGACGGACATGATGATGCCGATCATGAATGGAGTCAAGCTGCTGGAGTGGCTGCAAGCTTATGCGCCGGATTCGAAAACCATTGTGATCAGCGGCCATGACGATTTCTCTTTGCTCAGGCATACCCTCAAATACGGAGGAACGGATTACATCTTGAAGCCTGTTGATCCCGATCAACTGAATGAAGCTTTAGCCAAAGCTATTCAAGCTTGGCAGAAAGACGAGGAGCTGCGCCAAACCAATCGTGAGCTGAATATTGAAATGAATCAAATTAAGCCCATGTACTGGGACAAACTGCTCTCCAACTTAATTGCTGAACCGTCCTCTTATGAGCAGGCCGCGGAGCCATTGGAGAAGGAACTTCATTTGACCCGTCCATTAAGCAACTGTCGCGTAGCGATTTTATCCCTCGATACGATGGAACGCAGTGTCAAAAATAAATTCAGCCAGAATATGGATCTGCTGCTCTTCTCTCTGATTAATATTTGCAATGAATTTCTCGTCAATGACAAGCGAGGATACGCCTTCCGTTACTGGAACAGCGACAATGAGATCGTCTTGCTGCTCTGGAAAGATCAGCCTGGTGCTGAAGCTTTTCTGGCCAAAATAAATGAAGGCATGCGCACCGCACTACATACCCGTGTGGACTTCGGCATTGGCAGCTCGCACGCCTTTCCTGCTGACTTAACCTCCTCCTACCAGGAGGCGCGCATCGCCTTGCGGCAACGCAATCTCAAAGCCAAGGAAACGTGGATTCACAGCACTTTGAAGCCAGCCGCCGCGCCGCCGCTTACGCTCACTTTCAGCCATTATGAAGAACGTATTCAATTAGCCATTCGCAGCGGCAATATCGCTCAGATTGAGCAAGCCATTCAACATTGGATGGATGCTGTCAAACAAAGCGATACCATTACACTAGAGCAGCTTGATCATTGGTGGCGAGAATACGGTGTGATGAAACGCCGTTGGATTCAGCAATTTTTCACGGGCATCAGTGATGAAAAGGTCAAAGACATGCTGCTTGATGAGCCTGCAAGCCTCATTGTTCCACTTGATGAGCATGGCATCCTCTCTCTCTCGCTGTGGCAGCAGGAACTGACTCGCAGCATCGTCCATCTGTCCAAGCTCATGCTGGAAAGTCAGCACAAGGACAAGAATGTGATTTTTGAAATTGCCGAGTTTCTGGAAAAGCATTATCACGAAGATGTGACACTGCAAGATATCGCAAGTCGCTTCTATCTGAGCCGCGAATACATCTCGCGGAAATTCAAGCAGGAATTCGAGGTCAATCTCTCGGATTATTTGGGCCAAATCCGCATGAGCAAAGCCAAAGTGCTGCTGCGCAACCCCCACCTGCGCATATCGCAAGTCGCCGAGATGGTCGGGTATCAAGATGAGAAATATTTCAGCAAAGTTTTCAAGAAATCAGAAGGCATGACGCCCAATGAATATCGAAAAAGCGCGAATTCTAGCTAA